A window of Rhodococcus sp. SGAir0479 contains these coding sequences:
- a CDS encoding LysM peptidoglycan-binding domain-containing protein has translation MTSFTIKRALGAVVATGAVVAVPLAMGTGTASAAGSHDWSGVAECESSGNWAANTGNGFYGGLQFTQSTWEAYGGSGSANNASQAEQIRVAENVLEGQGVGAWPVCGQYLTGGSTAVADAEPVAEAAPAPQASVYEQPVTEWAQDVSAQVGTYVVQLGDTLSGIAAANGVSLADLAAQVQNPDLIFPGQTLSF, from the coding sequence ATGACCAGCTTCACCATCAAGCGCGCCCTGGGCGCGGTCGTTGCCACCGGCGCCGTCGTCGCCGTCCCGCTCGCGATGGGCACCGGCACCGCCTCGGCGGCCGGCAGCCACGACTGGTCCGGCGTCGCCGAGTGCGAGTCGTCCGGTAACTGGGCGGCGAACACGGGCAACGGCTTCTACGGTGGCCTGCAGTTCACGCAGAGCACCTGGGAGGCCTACGGCGGCAGCGGCAGCGCGAACAACGCGAGCCAGGCCGAGCAGATTCGCGTGGCCGAGAACGTCCTCGAGGGCCAGGGCGTCGGTGCGTGGCCGGTGTGTGGCCAGTACCTGACCGGCGGCAGCACCGCCGTCGCCGACGCCGAGCCGGTCGCCGAGGCGGCCCCGGCACCGCAGGCGTCGGTCTACGAGCAGCCGGTCACCGAGTGGGCGCAGGACGTCAGCGCGCAGGTCGGCACCTACGTGGTCCAGCTCGGCGACACGCTCTCGGGTATCGCCGCCGCGAACGGTGTCTCGCTGGCCGACCTCGCCGCGCAGGTCCAGAACCCCGACCTGATCTTCCCCGGACAGACGCTGTCGTTCTGA
- a CDS encoding DUF5997 family protein, translated as MTSQKTPQTMKPATAAKKLGVYLQATPAEFRDGVVSRDELNEWQTNPPEWLVALRKDGPHPKDVVAAKLGVSIAGLARGGVSDALTTAQIDELLADQPDWLVAERASLVEVRKDEKRIREQQAARREQSNRRPRSAGPFKPQA; from the coding sequence ATGACGTCGCAGAAGACCCCCCAGACGATGAAGCCCGCCACCGCGGCCAAGAAGCTGGGTGTGTACCTCCAGGCCACTCCCGCCGAATTCCGGGACGGTGTGGTCTCGCGCGACGAATTGAACGAATGGCAGACCAATCCGCCGGAGTGGCTCGTCGCGCTCCGGAAGGACGGGCCGCACCCGAAGGACGTCGTGGCCGCGAAGCTCGGCGTCTCCATTGCCGGTCTCGCGCGTGGCGGCGTGTCGGACGCCCTCACCACCGCACAGATCGACGAATTGCTCGCCGATCAGCCCGACTGGCTGGTCGCCGAGCGCGCCAGCCTCGTCGAGGTACGCAAGGACGAGAAGCGAATTCGGGAGCAGCAGGCCGCCAGGCGCGAGCAGTCCAACCGCCGGCCCCGCAGCGCCGGGCCGTTCAAGCCGCAGGCGTAA
- a CDS encoding LysR substrate-binding domain-containing protein gives MTEATASRPFRLAYVPGVTPAKWVRIWGERVTDTPLELVAVDAVDAPTALREDRADAALLRLPIDRDGLSVIPLYEEIPVVVVPKDHVFTATDEIALSDLADELVLDPLDVPLVWDMLPGRAALDRPATTAEAIELVAAGVGVVVVPMSLARLHHRKDLTYRPVAAAPESRVALSWAEERTTDLVDEFIGIVRGRTANSSRGRNPHETPKTKTQTRTPSAPRSAAKTSKPRGQEARRSAKSGGKSKPGGRKRR, from the coding sequence GTGACCGAGGCGACTGCATCCCGACCGTTCCGGCTCGCGTACGTCCCCGGCGTCACACCCGCGAAGTGGGTCCGCATCTGGGGTGAGCGCGTGACCGACACCCCGCTGGAACTGGTCGCCGTCGATGCCGTCGACGCGCCCACGGCCCTGCGCGAGGATCGGGCCGACGCCGCGCTGCTGCGGCTGCCGATCGACCGCGACGGACTGAGCGTCATCCCGCTCTACGAGGAGATCCCGGTGGTCGTGGTCCCCAAGGACCACGTGTTCACCGCCACCGACGAGATCGCGTTGTCCGATCTGGCGGACGAACTGGTTCTCGATCCGCTCGACGTCCCGCTGGTGTGGGACATGCTTCCCGGCCGGGCGGCGCTGGACCGGCCCGCCACCACCGCGGAGGCGATCGAACTGGTCGCGGCCGGGGTCGGAGTCGTGGTGGTGCCGATGTCCCTGGCCCGGCTGCATCACCGCAAGGACCTGACGTACCGCCCCGTGGCCGCCGCCCCCGAATCCCGGGTGGCACTGTCGTGGGCCGAGGAGCGCACCACCGACCTCGTCGACGAATTCATCGGAATCGTCCGCGGACGCACCGCGAACAGCTCCCGTGGGCGGAACCCGCACGAGACGCCGAAGACCAAGACCCAGACCCGCACGCCGTCCGCCCCCAGGAGTGCCGCCAAGACGAGCAAGCCGCGCGGCCAGGAGGCGCGGCGCAGCGCGAAGTCCGGCGGCAAGTCCAAGCCCGGTGGGCGCAAACGCCGCTGA
- a CDS encoding DEAD/DEAH box helicase, producing the protein MLLPDLLPETVDSHGADPDALFDAFTSWTSDRGLQLYPAQEEALMELVSGANVVLATPTGSGKSMVAIGAHFFALAEGRRTFYTAPIKALVSEKFFALCDVFGADKVGMMTGDASVNSSAPIICATAEIVANLALREGPGSDIGQIVMDEFHFYSEPDRGWAWQVPLIELPQAQFLLMSATLGDVTNLREDLTRRTGRPTTEVSGSERPVPLHFSYSQTPIGEEIEELVTTHQAPVYVVHFTQAAALERAQALTSVNLCSRAEKDAIAEAIGSFRFTTGFGKTLSRLVRHGIGVHHAGMLPKYRRLVERLAQDGLLKVICGTDTLGVGINVPIRTVLLTGLTKFDGTRTRQLRAREFHQIAGRAGRAGYDTYGNVVVQAPEHDIENVRALAKAGDDPKKRRKVQRKKPPEGFVSWGEGTFDKLIAASPEPLTSRFSVSNSMLLNVIARPGNCFQAMRHLLEDNHETRPAQRRHILKAIRLYRGLLQAGIVQQLDEPDEYGRMARLTVDLQRDFALNQPLSPFALASLELLDVDSPSYALDVVSVIESTLDDPRQILMAQQHAARGEAVGQMKADGIEYEERMELLEEITWPKPLADLLFPAFETYRAGHPWMNEFTLSPKSVVRDMVERSMTFAELVSHYGLARSEGLVLRYLADAYRALRQTVPAEARTEELEDLIEWLGELIRQVDSSLLDEWEQLTNPGVESDDQQVAFGADTPRPITANTRAFKVMVRNAMFRRVDLAARQRWNELADLGDGLDADDWADLMELYFDEYDEIGTGPAARGPLLFQVTVEPTLWRVRQVLDDPAGDHGWALLGEVNLAESDAAGEVIFDEFEVAEG; encoded by the coding sequence GTGCTGCTTCCCGATCTGCTCCCCGAGACCGTCGATTCCCACGGCGCCGACCCCGACGCCCTCTTCGACGCGTTCACGTCGTGGACGAGCGACCGCGGGCTGCAGCTGTATCCGGCGCAGGAAGAGGCGCTCATGGAGTTGGTCTCGGGGGCCAACGTCGTGCTGGCGACACCGACCGGATCCGGCAAGTCGATGGTCGCGATCGGCGCGCACTTCTTCGCCCTGGCCGAGGGCCGGCGCACGTTCTACACGGCGCCGATCAAGGCTTTGGTGAGCGAGAAGTTCTTCGCCCTGTGTGACGTGTTCGGGGCCGACAAGGTCGGCATGATGACCGGCGACGCGTCGGTGAACTCGTCGGCACCCATCATCTGCGCGACGGCCGAGATCGTCGCGAATCTCGCACTGCGGGAGGGTCCGGGCTCCGACATCGGACAGATCGTGATGGACGAGTTCCACTTCTACTCCGAGCCCGACCGTGGCTGGGCGTGGCAGGTGCCGCTGATCGAGTTGCCGCAGGCGCAGTTCCTGCTGATGTCGGCGACGCTCGGCGACGTGACGAACCTGCGCGAGGACCTCACCCGCCGGACCGGACGGCCGACGACGGAGGTGTCGGGCTCCGAGCGCCCGGTGCCGCTGCACTTCTCGTACTCGCAGACGCCGATCGGCGAGGAGATCGAGGAGCTCGTCACCACGCACCAGGCACCGGTGTACGTGGTGCACTTCACGCAGGCCGCGGCGCTCGAGCGCGCCCAGGCGCTCACGAGCGTGAACCTGTGCAGTCGCGCCGAGAAGGACGCGATCGCCGAGGCGATCGGATCCTTCCGGTTCACCACCGGTTTCGGAAAGACGCTCTCGCGCCTGGTCCGTCACGGCATCGGCGTGCACCACGCCGGAATGCTGCCGAAGTATCGGCGGCTCGTCGAGCGGCTCGCCCAGGACGGTCTGCTCAAGGTCATCTGCGGCACCGACACTCTCGGCGTCGGTATCAACGTGCCCATTCGTACCGTGCTGCTCACCGGCCTGACGAAGTTCGACGGCACCCGCACCCGGCAGCTGCGGGCGCGGGAGTTCCACCAGATCGCGGGGCGCGCCGGACGGGCCGGTTACGACACGTACGGCAACGTCGTCGTGCAGGCCCCCGAGCACGACATCGAGAACGTGCGCGCGCTGGCGAAGGCCGGCGACGACCCCAAGAAGCGCCGCAAGGTCCAGCGCAAGAAGCCACCGGAGGGATTCGTGTCCTGGGGTGAGGGCACGTTCGACAAGCTGATCGCCGCGTCGCCGGAACCGCTCACGTCACGGTTCTCGGTGAGCAACTCGATGCTGCTGAACGTGATCGCTCGGCCCGGCAACTGCTTCCAGGCGATGCGTCATCTTCTCGAGGACAACCACGAGACGCGGCCGGCGCAGCGCCGGCACATCCTCAAGGCGATCCGCCTGTACCGCGGACTGCTGCAGGCGGGCATCGTCCAGCAACTCGACGAGCCGGACGAGTACGGGCGCATGGCCCGTCTCACGGTGGACCTGCAACGCGACTTCGCGCTCAACCAGCCGTTGTCGCCGTTCGCCCTCGCCTCGCTCGAACTGCTCGACGTCGACTCCCCCAGCTATGCACTCGACGTCGTGTCGGTGATCGAATCGACACTCGACGACCCGCGGCAGATCCTGATGGCGCAGCAGCACGCGGCGCGCGGCGAGGCGGTGGGCCAGATGAAGGCCGACGGGATCGAGTACGAGGAGCGGATGGAACTCCTCGAGGAGATCACCTGGCCGAAGCCGTTGGCGGACCTGCTGTTTCCGGCCTTCGAGACGTACCGTGCGGGACATCCGTGGATGAACGAGTTCACCCTCTCCCCCAAGTCCGTCGTCCGCGACATGGTCGAGCGGTCCATGACGTTCGCCGAACTGGTCAGCCACTACGGGCTCGCCCGCTCGGAGGGCCTGGTGCTGCGGTACCTCGCCGACGCGTATCGCGCTCTGCGCCAGACGGTTCCGGCGGAGGCCCGCACCGAGGAGCTCGAGGACCTCATCGAGTGGCTCGGGGAACTCATCCGCCAGGTGGATTCGAGCCTGCTCGACGAGTGGGAACAGCTCACCAATCCCGGCGTCGAGTCCGACGACCAGCAGGTCGCGTTCGGCGCCGACACGCCGCGGCCGATCACCGCGAACACTCGCGCGTTCAAGGTCATGGTCCGCAACGCGATGTTCCGGCGCGTCGATCTGGCGGCGCGGCAGCGGTGGAACGAGCTCGCCGATCTGGGCGACGGCCTCGACGCCGACGACTGGGCCGACCTCATGGAGCTGTACTTCGACGAGTACGACGAGATCGGCACCGGGCCGGCCGCGCGCGGCCCGCTGTTGTTCCAGGTGACCGTCGAGCCGACGCTGTGGCGGGTCCGGCAAGTCCTCGACGATCCCGCCGGCGACCACGGGTGGGCGTTGCTCGGCGAGGTCAACCTGGCCGAGTCCGACGCCGCCGGCGAGGTGATCTTCGACGAGTTCGAGGTGGCCGAGGGCTGA
- a CDS encoding ribokinase, with translation MGSVNVDTVIRVPRLPAPGETVLGTAAGEHVGGKGANQAVAAVRLGRRVGLVGAVGDDLHGAAVRDALGAEGVDLVGLSERAGARTGAAVVQVDDSGENCITVVAGANGDLDAAAVRAAADDLQGAPVTVVQLEIPDDAVATAVALAGGTVVLNLSPARLVGDDVLSRVDVLIVNRSELAFLAGEPEPETSVQAAQMATRLSGPAAVVVTLGADGAVLVCAGVVTEVPAVPVERVVDPTGAGDTFTGALADALVRGASLEDAVRWAAEAAAIAVTAAGAQSAMPTRDRVLAARPGSPS, from the coding sequence GTGGGTTCGGTCAATGTCGACACCGTGATCCGGGTGCCGCGCCTGCCTGCGCCGGGCGAGACGGTGCTCGGGACGGCTGCCGGCGAGCATGTCGGCGGCAAGGGCGCCAATCAGGCCGTGGCCGCCGTTCGGCTGGGCCGGCGCGTCGGCCTCGTCGGCGCGGTCGGCGACGATCTTCACGGCGCTGCCGTTCGGGACGCGCTGGGCGCCGAGGGCGTCGACCTCGTCGGGCTCAGCGAACGAGCCGGGGCCCGGACCGGCGCTGCCGTCGTGCAGGTCGACGACTCCGGTGAGAACTGCATCACCGTGGTCGCCGGCGCCAACGGCGACCTCGACGCCGCCGCGGTGCGGGCCGCCGCCGACGACCTGCAGGGCGCACCGGTGACCGTCGTCCAGCTCGAGATCCCCGACGACGCGGTCGCCACAGCGGTCGCGCTCGCGGGTGGCACCGTCGTCCTCAACCTCTCGCCCGCGCGGCTCGTCGGCGACGACGTGCTCAGCCGCGTCGACGTCCTGATCGTCAATCGGTCGGAGCTGGCGTTTCTCGCAGGGGAGCCGGAACCGGAGACGTCGGTGCAGGCCGCCCAGATGGCGACCCGGCTGTCCGGACCCGCCGCCGTCGTGGTCACCCTCGGCGCCGACGGTGCGGTGCTGGTGTGCGCCGGTGTGGTGACCGAGGTGCCGGCCGTGCCCGTCGAGCGGGTCGTGGATCCGACCGGCGCCGGCGACACGTTCACCGGGGCTCTCGCCGACGCGTTGGTGCGCGGCGCGTCACTCGAGGACGCCGTGCGCTGGGCGGCGGAAGCCGCCGCGATCGCCGTCACGGCGGCGGGGGCGCAGTCCGCGATGCCCACCCGCGACCGGGTCCTCGCCGCGCGACCGGGGAGCCCGTCGTGA
- a CDS encoding hydrogen peroxide-inducible genes activator, protein MPDGAYQPTLSQLRAFVAVAEYRHFGTAAARLKVSQPTLSQALASLESGLGVQLIERSTRRVLVTAAGEQLLTQAKLILDAADGFVAAAAGVGDGLAGALRIGLIPTVAPYVLPPLLPELRAEMPALVPQVIEDQTARLLESLRAGAIDVAVIALPSETPGLVEIPLYTEDFVMVLPHGHALAGRGDLPLDVLDELPLLLLDEGHCLRDQTLDLCRSVDAHPLSGDTRATSLATVVQCVAGGLGVTLVPESAVDVEMRRGDLTTARFAHPTPGRTIGLVFRASSGRAEGYRQLAELLRSAAPAGVRVAG, encoded by the coding sequence ATGCCTGATGGTGCCTATCAGCCGACGTTGTCACAGCTGCGCGCCTTCGTCGCGGTGGCCGAATACCGTCATTTCGGGACGGCAGCCGCGCGACTGAAAGTCAGTCAGCCGACGCTCTCCCAGGCGCTCGCGTCGCTCGAGAGCGGTCTGGGTGTCCAGTTGATCGAGCGCAGCACGCGCCGCGTACTGGTGACGGCCGCGGGGGAGCAGCTGCTCACCCAGGCCAAGCTCATTCTCGATGCCGCCGACGGGTTCGTCGCGGCGGCGGCCGGTGTGGGCGACGGCCTCGCCGGAGCCCTTCGGATCGGTCTGATCCCGACGGTCGCGCCGTACGTGCTGCCGCCGCTGCTTCCCGAACTGCGGGCCGAGATGCCGGCGTTGGTGCCGCAGGTCATCGAGGACCAGACCGCGCGGCTGCTCGAGTCGCTGCGTGCCGGTGCCATCGATGTCGCGGTGATCGCCCTGCCGTCGGAGACACCGGGCCTGGTGGAGATCCCGCTCTACACCGAGGACTTCGTGATGGTGCTGCCGCACGGTCACGCTCTCGCCGGGCGCGGCGACCTACCGCTCGACGTCCTCGACGAGTTGCCGCTGTTGCTGCTCGACGAGGGGCACTGCCTGCGGGACCAGACGCTGGACCTGTGTCGGTCGGTGGACGCGCATCCGTTGTCGGGTGACACGCGGGCGACGTCGCTGGCGACCGTCGTGCAGTGCGTCGCGGGCGGCCTGGGCGTGACGCTGGTGCCGGAGTCGGCCGTCGACGTCGAGATGAGACGCGGCGACCTCACCACGGCCCGGTTCGCGCACCCGACGCCCGGACGCACGATCGGGCTGGTCTTCCGGGCATCGAGCGGGCGGGCCGAGGGCTACCGGCAGTTGGCCGAGCTGTTGCGTTCGGCCGCCCCCGCCGGCGTGCGTGTGGCGGGCTGA
- a CDS encoding sugar ABC transporter ATP-binding protein, translating into MSGERPGRLELDGVSKLYPGVRALDSVDFDLRGGEVHVLLGENGAGKSTLIKMMAGVHQPDTGEIRVDGTPVRLRGPGDAEALGISTIHQEMALVPQLTVAENIFLGRPPRRFGIVDTRAMRRQARDLLDRTGLDLDVDATVGDLGVARRQMVEIAKALSIDTRFLVMDEPTAVLSRGEVTALFDIVRSLTARGVGVVFISHLLGEVAEIGDRVTVLRDGAKVGEVPADTDVDELVRLMVGRSIEQQYPLRRNEIGDVVLDVRGLGRDGEFDGVDFTVRAGEVVGIGGLVGAGRTEVVRAIFGADRYDRGEVLVDGRPVRRGDVVAAHEAGLALVPEDRAGQGLVLGASVEENLGLATLGDRSRLGLVDLDDQAEKARTAVRRMGIRVYGPEQPAVTLSGGNQQKIVIGKWLMAKPRVLILDEPTRGIDVGARAEIYELIAELTADGTAVVVVSSDLPELLGLSDRVLVMADGRVRGELDGTQATQESVMALAVTEG; encoded by the coding sequence GTGAGCGGGGAGCGACCGGGGCGTCTGGAACTCGACGGGGTGTCCAAGCTGTATCCCGGTGTGCGAGCCCTCGATTCGGTGGACTTCGACCTGCGCGGCGGCGAGGTGCACGTACTGCTCGGCGAGAACGGTGCGGGCAAGTCCACGCTCATCAAGATGATGGCGGGCGTGCACCAGCCCGACACCGGAGAGATCCGGGTGGACGGCACCCCGGTGCGGCTGCGCGGGCCCGGCGACGCCGAGGCGCTGGGCATCTCGACGATCCATCAGGAGATGGCGCTGGTGCCGCAGCTGACGGTCGCGGAGAACATCTTCCTCGGCCGGCCCCCGCGCCGGTTCGGCATCGTCGACACCCGCGCGATGCGGCGACAGGCGCGCGACCTGCTCGATCGCACCGGGCTCGACCTCGACGTCGACGCGACCGTCGGCGACCTCGGCGTCGCCCGACGTCAGATGGTCGAGATCGCGAAGGCCCTGAGCATCGACACCCGCTTCCTGGTGATGGACGAGCCCACGGCGGTGCTCAGCCGCGGCGAGGTCACCGCACTGTTCGACATCGTGCGCAGCCTCACCGCCCGCGGCGTCGGCGTCGTGTTCATCTCGCACCTGCTCGGGGAAGTCGCCGAGATCGGAGACCGGGTGACCGTGCTGCGCGACGGCGCGAAGGTGGGGGAGGTCCCCGCCGACACCGACGTCGACGAGCTGGTACGCCTCATGGTGGGCCGGTCGATCGAACAGCAGTACCCGCTGCGCCGCAACGAGATCGGCGACGTCGTGCTCGACGTGCGCGGGCTCGGCCGGGACGGGGAGTTCGACGGCGTCGACTTCACCGTGCGGGCCGGAGAGGTCGTCGGCATCGGCGGGCTGGTCGGCGCCGGCCGTACCGAGGTGGTGCGGGCGATCTTCGGTGCCGACCGGTACGACCGCGGCGAGGTGCTGGTCGACGGCCGGCCGGTGCGCCGCGGCGACGTCGTCGCCGCCCACGAGGCCGGTCTCGCGCTGGTGCCGGAGGATCGGGCGGGCCAGGGCCTCGTCCTCGGGGCGTCGGTCGAGGAGAATCTCGGTCTCGCCACGCTGGGCGACCGCTCCCGTCTGGGTCTGGTCGACCTGGACGACCAGGCGGAGAAGGCGCGAACCGCCGTGCGGCGCATGGGGATCCGCGTGTACGGGCCCGAACAGCCGGCAGTGACGCTCTCCGGTGGCAACCAGCAGAAGATCGTCATCGGCAAGTGGCTCATGGCCAAGCCCCGCGTGCTGATCCTCGACGAGCCGACCCGGGGCATCGACGTCGGTGCCCGTGCGGAGATCTACGAACTGATCGCCGAACTGACCGCCGACGGCACCGCCGTGGTGGTCGTCTCGAGCGATCTGCCCGAACTGCTCGGGCTCAGCGACCGGGTGCTCGTGATGGCGGACGGCCGAGTCCGCGGCGAGCTGGACGGTACCCAGGCAACTCAGGAGAGCGTCATGGCTCTCGCGGTCACGGAAGGATGA
- a CDS encoding DUF1540 domain-containing protein: protein MTTMEMPHVTDCTVTDCSYNHDGCHAYAINVAGSNGSADCGTFIPLSTKGGLETVTSMVGACQRADCVHNRDLECTASEIRVGAGSGEHAARCLTYSAR from the coding sequence ATGACCACGATGGAAATGCCGCACGTCACCGATTGCACGGTTACCGACTGCTCGTACAACCACGACGGCTGCCACGCCTACGCGATCAACGTCGCCGGCAGCAACGGCAGCGCCGACTGCGGGACCTTCATCCCGTTGTCGACCAAGGGCGGCCTGGAGACCGTGACAAGCATGGTGGGCGCGTGCCAGCGCGCCGACTGCGTGCACAACCGCGACCTCGAGTGCACCGCGAGCGAGATCCGCGTCGGTGCGGGATCGGGGGAACACGCCGCCCGGTGCCTCACCTACAGCGCTCGCTGA
- a CDS encoding ABC transporter permease/substrate-binding protein: protein MRAVPENNTDPARAGASAAGEQPPSSRGGWWRRVTSVRAAGGPLAALVALVVLLALLSGDFLTTNNLLNVGVQAAVTAVLAFGMTFVIVSGGIDLSVGSIAGLSGIVTGWTATTAGVPMWLAVLAGMASGVLAGVVSGILVTAGRMPPFIATLAMLSVARGLALVIADGRPIPVDGWVATLGSGELFGFLPYPVLVLIAAAIATGLILRRTYAGRAMYAIGGNAEAARLSGIRVNRQQVLVYALSGLFAAVAGILLAARLASAQPEAGTGYELDAIAAVVIGGASLSGGVGTAVGTLIGALILAILRNGLNLLDVSAFWQQVVIGAVIAAAVLFDTLRRRRTGGKGAGPLRSPAVRKAAAAVLALLVVAAGWAIVDRQRGGGASGTRIALSLSTLNNPFFVDVREGAQDEADRLGVRLTVTDAGSDPSRQANDIQNAIARGVDAIVVNPVDSDAVVPSVQAANAAGIPVIALDRAPSGGVVVTTVASDNVEGGRLAARQLAELVGTGPVAVLEGKPGTSAARDRQAGFDEEITRHPGITVVASQPADFDRTKALDVMSNVLQSNPDIRGVFAANDEMALGAVKALGPRAGGQIKIVGFDGTPDGLAAVEAGTVNADVAQQPTVLGGDAMRLAVEATGDSEAADTSESGAVHSVPVRVVTARDN, encoded by the coding sequence ATGAGGGCGGTGCCCGAGAACAACACCGATCCCGCACGCGCGGGAGCATCGGCGGCGGGCGAGCAGCCCCCATCGTCCCGAGGAGGATGGTGGCGACGGGTGACGTCGGTGCGCGCCGCCGGCGGCCCGCTCGCGGCACTCGTCGCCCTCGTGGTCCTGCTGGCGCTGCTGTCGGGGGACTTCCTCACCACGAACAATCTCCTCAATGTCGGCGTGCAGGCGGCGGTGACCGCGGTCCTCGCCTTCGGCATGACGTTCGTGATCGTCAGCGGCGGCATCGATTTGTCGGTGGGCTCCATCGCGGGGCTGTCCGGCATCGTCACCGGCTGGACCGCGACGACCGCCGGTGTGCCCATGTGGCTCGCCGTGCTCGCCGGAATGGCCTCGGGCGTCCTGGCGGGGGTGGTGTCGGGCATCCTCGTCACCGCCGGGCGGATGCCCCCCTTCATCGCGACGCTCGCGATGCTGTCCGTCGCACGTGGTCTCGCGCTGGTGATCGCCGACGGCCGTCCCATCCCCGTGGACGGCTGGGTGGCCACCCTCGGCAGCGGTGAGCTGTTCGGCTTCCTGCCCTATCCCGTACTGGTGTTGATCGCCGCCGCGATCGCCACCGGCCTGATTCTGCGCCGCACCTACGCGGGGCGCGCGATGTATGCGATCGGCGGCAACGCCGAGGCGGCGCGCCTGTCCGGGATCCGGGTGAACCGGCAGCAGGTACTCGTCTACGCGCTGTCGGGTCTGTTCGCGGCGGTCGCCGGCATCCTGCTCGCGGCCCGGCTGGCGTCGGCGCAGCCCGAGGCGGGCACCGGCTACGAACTCGACGCGATCGCAGCCGTGGTGATCGGCGGCGCGAGCCTGTCCGGTGGCGTCGGCACCGCTGTCGGCACCCTGATCGGCGCGCTGATCCTCGCGATCCTGCGCAACGGACTCAACCTGCTCGACGTGTCCGCGTTCTGGCAGCAGGTCGTGATCGGTGCCGTCATCGCCGCGGCGGTCCTGTTCGACACGCTGCGCCGCCGCCGCACCGGCGGCAAGGGCGCAGGCCCGCTGCGCAGCCCGGCAGTGCGCAAGGCCGCTGCCGCGGTCCTGGCGCTACTGGTGGTCGCGGCGGGGTGGGCGATCGTCGACCGCCAGCGCGGTGGCGGCGCGTCCGGCACCCGGATCGCGCTGTCGCTGTCGACGCTGAACAACCCGTTCTTCGTCGACGTCCGCGAGGGCGCCCAGGACGAAGCGGACCGACTCGGGGTGCGGCTGACGGTGACCGACGCCGGCTCCGATCCGTCCCGCCAGGCCAACGACATCCAGAACGCGATCGCGCGCGGGGTGGACGCGATCGTCGTCAACCCGGTCGACTCCGACGCCGTCGTCCCGTCGGTCCAGGCCGCCAACGCGGCCGGTATCCCCGTGATCGCACTCGACCGCGCCCCCAGCGGCGGCGTCGTCGTGACGACGGTCGCCTCCGACAACGTCGAGGGCGGACGACTGGCCGCCCGGCAGCTGGCGGAGCTGGTCGGCACCGGTCCGGTCGCCGTTCTCGAAGGCAAGCCGGGCACGTCCGCGGCGCGGGACCGGCAGGCCGGGTTCGACGAGGAGATCACCCGGCATCCGGGGATCACGGTGGTGGCGTCGCAGCCCGCCGACTTCGACCGGACCAAGGCGCTCGACGTCATGTCCAACGTGCTGCAGTCGAACCCGGACATCCGCGGGGTGTTCGCAGCCAACGACGAGATGGCGCTCGGCGCGGTCAAGGCCCTCGGTCCCCGCGCCGGCGGTCAGATCAAGATCGTGGGCTTCGACGGCACGCCGGACGGATTGGCGGCAGTCGAGGCGGGCACGGTGAATGCCGATGTGGCCCAGCAGCCGACGGTGCTCGGCGGCGACGCCATGCGACTGGCCGTCGAGGCGACCGGTGATTCGGAGGCCGCGGACACGAGCGAGAGCGGCGCGGTGCACAGCGTGCCGGTGCGGGTGGTCACCGCGCGCGACAACTGA